A single Candidatus Neomarinimicrobiota bacterium DNA region contains:
- a CDS encoding CehA/McbA family metallohydrolase: protein MKIKRRTKFAIIVSSTLIVTVLLTLTIVRINRSLNKKDVWLELNITGIDTADTAWVTPSEALSRSEGSWTFSYVPGKSFSDRGEIILLIPAGFMASTKSWTQPQSTNSEFPGYVTVRSNNRSTKIKTTIFRDSYDYRVRCIFTEFPPQIGDTIRIVYGDSSISNSGRALSHVHAADYRFPLLIDRHNKREYSETAPIPTVRIKARPAKQFLITAPSIIKESEEAKLIIVALDEYNNVDGEFSGKLTLSCDKDQDCGVPDSFFFNISDSGRKEIHISPKEGVHQIFASTGDRIRAKSNRFLVRSENPKYRLFWGDLHNHSDLSDGTGSLEDFYRYARFAANLDFISLTDHDHIFKTFYLRKDVWNDIKSAAKRYNVEGEFVTFLGWEWTQEEGGHRHVIYPNNNGKPIPFTDYPTPPDLWKALEGTGALTIPHHVAWGSRKIDWTYRNDEYQRLVEIYSQHAANEYQDNPLDHLNKKDKAPGHYVRDALAMGHRMGILASSDGHFGYPGNGWMGGATALDSTSRGTGYVGIYAEKLTRQSLFDALISRRVFATTDDRTILEFSVNGNMMGSEIVSEELPLIEGAVYSHTPIKQVEIVKFDGKNYTFESVPVITGESQVEFSMIDSQFVRDSFYYLRVVSRGNANDRYAWTSPVWVDKSIGNEISELPSSAVKGQLPGAALNNKTELLYSFSVNKPPYTTGGTISLEAYDINDSLEVSMYVNGIYVKSLNQTEPNSWSNTQRIAIPRYLVNSKNIIRFENEKNLLNKEISDWGVRNVRFTPGSNSIDIR from the coding sequence CCGCACAAAATTTGCGATCATAGTTTCTTCAACATTAATTGTTACGGTTTTGTTAACCCTGACAATAGTTCGAATCAACCGGAGCCTGAATAAAAAAGATGTATGGCTGGAACTTAACATCACAGGCATAGACACAGCCGACACCGCATGGGTCACCCCATCTGAAGCGCTGTCAAGGAGCGAAGGGAGCTGGACGTTCAGCTATGTACCGGGAAAGTCTTTTTCCGACAGGGGTGAAATCATTTTGTTGATCCCGGCGGGATTTATGGCATCAACCAAAAGCTGGACACAGCCGCAGTCTACAAATTCCGAGTTTCCCGGGTATGTTACCGTTCGTTCGAATAATAGATCAACTAAGATCAAAACTACGATATTCAGGGATTCATATGATTATCGTGTAAGATGTATTTTCACCGAATTCCCTCCCCAGATCGGCGATACGATTCGGATAGTTTACGGAGACAGTTCAATATCCAACAGCGGCAGGGCGCTAAGCCATGTCCATGCAGCTGATTATCGTTTCCCATTGCTCATCGACAGGCATAATAAAAGAGAATACTCCGAAACGGCTCCGATACCCACCGTAAGGATCAAAGCCCGTCCGGCAAAACAATTTCTTATCACAGCACCCTCTATCATCAAAGAGAGCGAAGAAGCGAAATTGATAATAGTGGCTTTAGATGAGTATAACAACGTTGACGGAGAATTCAGCGGAAAGCTTACTCTGTCATGCGATAAAGATCAGGACTGCGGCGTTCCGGACTCGTTCTTCTTCAATATCAGCGATTCAGGCAGAAAAGAAATTCATATCTCTCCGAAAGAGGGAGTGCATCAGATATTCGCCTCGACCGGAGACCGGATTCGAGCGAAAAGCAACCGATTTCTGGTTCGGTCGGAAAATCCGAAATACCGTTTGTTCTGGGGAGATCTCCACAATCACAGCGACTTAAGCGACGGGACCGGATCGTTGGAAGATTTTTACCGGTATGCGAGGTTCGCTGCAAACCTCGATTTTATCTCTCTGACGGATCACGATCACATATTCAAGACTTTCTACCTCAGGAAAGATGTTTGGAACGATATCAAGAGTGCAGCTAAAAGATATAATGTCGAGGGCGAGTTCGTCACGTTCCTCGGCTGGGAATGGACTCAGGAAGAAGGCGGGCACAGGCATGTGATTTATCCGAATAACAACGGAAAACCGATTCCATTTACCGACTATCCTACACCGCCGGACCTCTGGAAAGCGTTGGAGGGAACCGGAGCTCTAACGATTCCGCATCATGTTGCCTGGGGTTCGCGGAAAATAGATTGGACCTACAGAAACGATGAATACCAGAGGTTGGTGGAAATATATTCACAGCACGCCGCGAATGAATATCAGGACAACCCGTTGGATCATCTGAACAAAAAGGACAAGGCACCGGGTCACTATGTCAGAGACGCTCTCGCGATGGGGCATAGGATGGGTATATTAGCCTCAAGCGACGGTCATTTCGGATATCCCGGAAACGGATGGATGGGAGGAGCAACTGCGCTTGACTCGACATCCCGTGGAACCGGATACGTCGGGATATATGCGGAAAAACTGACTCGTCAATCCCTATTCGACGCTCTCATATCCCGCAGGGTTTTCGCCACTACCGACGACAGAACTATTTTGGAGTTCAGCGTAAACGGGAATATGATGGGTTCGGAAATAGTTTCGGAGGAGTTGCCTCTGATAGAGGGAGCCGTTTATTCACATACTCCTATCAAGCAGGTAGAGATTGTAAAGTTCGATGGTAAGAATTATACTTTTGAGTCAGTCCCCGTAATTACCGGCGAATCTCAAGTTGAGTTCAGCATGATCGACTCGCAATTCGTGCGTGATTCGTTTTACTACCTCCGTGTGGTATCGAGGGGAAACGCAAACGATAGATACGCTTGGACCAGTCCCGTGTGGGTCGATAAATCGATTGGGAACGAGATCTCCGAGCTCCCTTCTTCAGCTGTCAAGGGACAGTTGCCGGGGGCAGCCTTAAATAACAAAACTGAGCTGCTTTATTCGTTTTCGGTGAATAAACCCCCTTACACAACCGGAGGGACTATCAGTTTGGAAGCTTACGACATAAACGACTCGTTAGAAGTCTCAATGTACGTAAACGGAATATATGTTAAGAGTTTAAATCAAACGGAACCAAACAGCTGGAGCAATACTCAGCGGATAGCCATCCCACGTTATCTCGTGAACAGCAAAAATATAATAAGATTTGAAAATGAAAAAAATCTCTTAAATAAGGAAATTTCTGACTGGGGAGTCAGGAACGTGAGGTTTACTCCGGGGAGCAATAGCATTGATATCCGTTAA
- a CDS encoding bifunctional aldolase/short-chain dehydrogenase, which translates to MNSLWDDGEGGKYSNDPLAMRVYSSRLLGSEPKLVLHGGGNTSVKIRKSNIFGEEEELIYIKGSGWDLATIEAEGFAPVRLDVLKKMAEIQSLSDSDMVENQRAAMTDPAAPTPSVEAILHAIIPFKYVDHTHADAVVTLTNTPNGEETIRNLYGDQVLVVPYVMPGFILAKKIREMTSDFDWEKCAGMILMSHGVFSFDDDAGRSYRKMIDIVTQAEEHIEKEGAGSLSLAESPLENLKALSEIRKRVNDVRGAPVLALLNNDPGSAGFAGLDNVDSIAARGPLTPDHIIRTKQTPVMIDSDPERDIAEYSKNYEKYFDRNNPGELIPLDSAPRWAVWKGVGTIAFGRSLKEAGIISDIVEHTISSIQVAEALGGWKALPEKDLFDIEYWELEQAKLAHSGKLGEFQGMIALVTGGAGGIGKATVEALHKRGAVVAALDINPDIEGIFSEDGIMGISADVTDESAVKESIDRVVRNFGGLDILISNAGTFPKSENISEINSDTWQKSLNLNLTSHQLLLKSCIPYLENGYLPSVIIVASKNVPAPGPGAAAYSAAKAGSTQLARVAALELGAAGIRVNVVHPNAVYDTAIWTKEVLEERAEYYGMSVEEYKTDNVLSTEVLSRDVAEMICAIAGTAFSKTTGAQIPIDGGNDRVI; encoded by the coding sequence ATGAACAGCCTTTGGGATGACGGAGAGGGAGGAAAATATTCGAACGATCCACTTGCTATGCGGGTATACAGTTCCCGGCTTCTCGGCTCCGAGCCGAAGTTGGTTTTACACGGCGGCGGCAACACGTCGGTTAAAATCAGAAAGAGCAACATATTCGGTGAAGAGGAGGAATTGATATATATAAAAGGGAGCGGATGGGACCTGGCTACGATAGAGGCGGAGGGGTTTGCTCCCGTGCGGTTGGACGTTTTGAAGAAGATGGCGGAGATTCAAAGTCTCAGCGATAGTGATATGGTAGAAAATCAAAGGGCTGCAATGACAGACCCGGCAGCTCCGACTCCCTCGGTAGAGGCGATTCTTCATGCGATAATACCGTTCAAATATGTTGATCACACGCACGCCGACGCCGTAGTGACACTGACCAATACTCCGAATGGAGAGGAAACGATCCGCAATTTATACGGCGATCAGGTGCTTGTTGTGCCTTACGTAATGCCCGGATTTATCCTTGCGAAAAAGATTCGGGAAATGACCTCGGATTTTGATTGGGAGAAATGCGCAGGGATGATACTGATGAGCCACGGAGTTTTCAGCTTCGACGATGATGCCGGGCGAAGTTACCGGAAGATGATTGATATTGTCACTCAGGCGGAAGAGCATATCGAAAAAGAGGGCGCGGGCTCTCTGTCGCTCGCCGAAAGCCCTTTGGAAAACTTGAAAGCTCTGTCAGAAATTCGAAAGCGAGTTAACGACGTCAGGGGCGCACCGGTTTTAGCTCTGCTCAACAACGATCCTGGGTCAGCAGGTTTCGCCGGACTTGACAATGTTGATTCCATCGCTGCAAGGGGACCTCTGACACCCGACCACATTATCCGCACGAAACAAACGCCGGTGATGATAGACAGTGATCCGGAACGGGATATCGCCGAATATTCCAAGAACTACGAGAAATATTTTGATCGAAATAATCCCGGAGAATTGATCCCGCTCGACTCCGCACCACGTTGGGCGGTATGGAAAGGGGTGGGTACGATCGCATTCGGGAGGAGCCTCAAAGAAGCCGGGATCATATCCGATATTGTTGAGCACACTATTTCGTCTATACAGGTAGCCGAAGCTCTCGGCGGCTGGAAAGCCCTACCTGAGAAAGACCTTTTTGACATAGAATATTGGGAACTCGAGCAGGCGAAGCTTGCACACTCAGGTAAATTAGGTGAATTTCAGGGCATGATAGCGTTGGTGACCGGCGGCGCCGGCGGGATCGGCAAAGCGACCGTTGAAGCGCTGCACAAGAGAGGCGCAGTCGTTGCCGCACTTGATATAAATCCCGATATCGAAGGTATCTTTTCTGAAGATGGGATTATGGGAATCAGCGCCGACGTGACAGATGAATCTGCGGTGAAAGAGTCGATTGACCGGGTGGTCAGAAATTTCGGCGGTTTGGACATCCTGATAAGCAACGCAGGAACATTTCCGAAAAGTGAAAACATATCCGAGATTAACAGCGACACGTGGCAAAAGAGCTTAAACCTGAATTTGACGAGTCATCAGCTTCTGCTCAAGTCATGCATACCTTACTTAGAAAACGGGTATCTACCGTCCGTTATCATCGTTGCTTCAAAAAACGTTCCCGCACCGGGACCGGGCGCCGCCGCCTACTCAGCTGCCAAGGCAGGGTCGACTCAACTCGCGCGGGTAGCGGCTTTAGAGCTCGGAGCTGCGGGGATAAGGGTGAACGTTGTTCATCCTAATGCGGTGTACGATACAGCAATCTGGACAAAGGAAGTGCTTGAAGAACGCGCTGAATATTACGGCATGAGCGTCGAAGAATATAAGACCGATAACGTGCTTTCGACCGAAGTTTTATCCCGGGACGTGGCAGAGATGATATGCGCTATCGCCGGCACCGCTTTTTCCAAAACCACAGGAGCTCAAATTCCTATTGACGGAGGGAACGACAGAGTGATCTGA
- a CDS encoding nuclear transport factor 2 family protein — MPDNEWMDKLIASIDAMDENKFSEFIAEDGEFRYGSQPAVTGREAVREYVKTFFSGFKGISHNVHESRVLDDGQTVYMIGEVSYTRLDDSIVTIPFLNKLKMDGDLVKEYHVYADPTPVFAPAE; from the coding sequence ATGCCAGACAACGAATGGATGGATAAACTTATCGCAAGTATAGATGCGATGGATGAGAACAAATTCAGCGAGTTTATCGCGGAAGACGGCGAGTTCCGTTATGGAAGCCAACCAGCAGTAACGGGGCGTGAGGCAGTGAGGGAATACGTAAAAACGTTTTTCAGCGGGTTCAAAGGGATCAGCCATAATGTGCACGAATCGAGAGTCCTCGACGATGGACAAACGGTTTATATGATAGGTGAAGTAAGTTATACACGTCTGGATGATTCGATAGTTACAATTCCGTTTCTGAATAAGTTAAAGATGGATGGCGATCTTGTAAAAGAGTATCATGTTTACGCCGACCCTACTCCGGTGTTTGCTCCGGCAGAATAG
- a CDS encoding MBL fold metallo-hydrolase, whose product MGSGLFWITNGVYQSIFLTTGSGVIAVDAPPGIGENYLKGIAEVTDEKVTHVIYSHPHADHISAAKMFPPDAIYIAHEETFRILSEREKAERKYPFGYYSGGTPVPLPTVTFSTDYVLEVGGQVLELSYRGLNHEPGNIFIYAPEQKVLMLVDVIDPGWIPFKSLAHADNTFGFVKAFDEVMSFDFDIFIGGHLNRPGTREDVELHGEYMSDLEENAAIAIGAVSFSNIGKEVGFANPYFLFDSYLDAVAKECEDLMLPKWTGKLGGADVFTFDNCAQMISSLRLE is encoded by the coding sequence TTGGGCAGCGGTCTTTTCTGGATCACAAACGGGGTTTACCAGAGCATATTTCTGACAACCGGCTCCGGAGTAATCGCCGTGGACGCTCCCCCGGGTATTGGAGAGAATTATCTGAAAGGAATAGCGGAAGTAACGGATGAAAAGGTCACGCATGTAATTTACAGTCATCCGCATGCCGACCACATCAGCGCCGCTAAAATGTTCCCGCCGGATGCGATCTATATCGCTCATGAGGAGACCTTCAGGATATTATCCGAGAGAGAAAAGGCCGAAAGGAAGTATCCGTTCGGCTATTATTCCGGTGGAACGCCGGTGCCTCTGCCGACAGTTACCTTTTCAACCGATTACGTGCTTGAAGTGGGCGGACAAGTCCTCGAGCTCTCATACCGGGGGCTGAATCACGAGCCGGGCAATATATTTATTTATGCGCCGGAACAGAAGGTATTGATGCTTGTAGACGTTATCGACCCCGGATGGATACCCTTCAAGAGTCTTGCGCATGCAGACAATACGTTTGGATTCGTAAAGGCGTTTGACGAGGTCATGTCTTTTGATTTTGACATATTTATCGGCGGGCATCTGAACCGCCCGGGGACGAGGGAGGACGTCGAGCTGCACGGCGAATATATGTCGGATTTAGAAGAGAATGCGGCGATAGCGATAGGTGCGGTTTCATTCTCGAATATCGGAAAAGAAGTGGGCTTTGCCAATCCGTACTTTCTGTTCGACAGCTATCTTGATGCCGTCGCTAAAGAATGCGAGGATCTTATGCTCCCGAAATGGACAGGCAAACTCGGCGGAGCTGACGTGTTCACATTCGACAACTGCGCGCAGATGATTTCAAGCCTGAGGCTCGAGTAA
- a CDS encoding DUF4382 domain-containing protein, protein MLKSLSMVLLFTFLFLGCEDDISSGSGTFRIEVFDSPPPVSVESIFITIKEVSVHRAGGEWDTLSQPEVTLDFLELINGVTAPLVDEPLESGDYTQLRLVVAELNTVVIDGESYPLKIPSGAETGIKLNLNFTVEDDEIIEVMIDFDASKSITWTPGNYKLQPVFKVFKKVLSGTVAGSVKDISGTGIVNAVVTATGSNDDVSTVTDDTGAYKLILLEGSYSIGASADGFTGADITYTGVQVQAESNLTGFDFILN, encoded by the coding sequence ATGTTAAAAAGTTTAAGCATGGTTTTATTATTCACTTTTTTATTTCTCGGGTGTGAGGATGACATCTCTTCAGGCAGCGGGACTTTTAGAATAGAGGTCTTCGACAGCCCGCCGCCGGTCAGCGTCGAAAGCATTTTTATTACTATCAAAGAGGTAAGCGTTCACAGAGCGGGGGGAGAGTGGGATACGCTTTCTCAGCCCGAAGTTACTCTCGATTTTTTAGAACTCATTAACGGAGTGACGGCGCCTTTAGTGGACGAGCCGCTTGAATCGGGTGACTACACTCAGCTGCGACTCGTTGTCGCTGAATTAAATACGGTGGTCATCGACGGAGAATCGTATCCTTTGAAAATTCCGAGCGGTGCGGAAACAGGCATAAAATTAAATCTTAATTTCACTGTGGAGGATGATGAGATAATCGAAGTCATGATCGATTTCGACGCATCGAAATCTATAACGTGGACTCCCGGTAATTACAAGCTTCAACCTGTATTCAAGGTTTTCAAGAAAGTACTCTCAGGCACGGTCGCCGGATCGGTGAAAGATATCTCAGGCACAGGTATAGTCAACGCCGTCGTGACTGCGACGGGATCAAACGACGATGTTTCCACCGTCACGGACGACACGGGCGCATATAAGTTGATTTTACTCGAAGGCAGTTATTCTATCGGAGCTTCCGCGGACGGTTTTACCGGAGCCGATATTACTTACACGGGAGTGCAGGTTCAGGCGGAATCTAATCTGACCGGGTTCGATTTTATTCTGAACTGA
- a CDS encoding aldo/keto reductase, with protein sequence MSPQSFIFNIRIAANYDKTPAQILIRWVIEPGFIVSPEYIKKERIIENSGILDSSISDEEMETLNGLNEN encoded by the coding sequence TTGTCTCCGCAATCATTCATCTTCAATATCAGAATAGCTGCTAATTACGATAAAACTCCCGCACAGATATTGATCCGGTGGGTTATCGAGCCCGGTTTTATAGTCAGTCCCGAATATATTAAAAAAGAACGGATAATAGAAAACTCTGGAATATTAGATTCCTCCATCTCCGATGAGGAGATGGAAACCCTGAACGGATTGAATGAGAATTAA
- a CDS encoding TonB-dependent receptor, whose product MNYKSKKEVDMSGKIIFIFLTVLLLPAMLFAQQGSVTGTITDESTGDAIVGANVVLQGTSMGAAANTMGVYTISNVPLGDYTLVVTAIGYTKATAELSISPGMTNTVDVGMTSESVELSGLLVVAARARPRETPVAFTNVDKADMQFRLGSRDVPMILNTTPGVYATEQGGGAGDSRINIRGFDQRNVAVMINGVPVNDMENGWVYWSNWDGLGDATSSIQVQRGLGASNLAISSVGGTMNILTDAASHERGMSLKQEVGNGSFFKTTALYNTGLLDNGFAATITAVKKTGDGIADQTWTNAWSYFGALSYNASDNHKFDLFIVGAPQRHGQRIYNQRIALWDAEFAKEVGVSQADIDAVTERGVNYNPNWGPIKAADEKDLQEYFNGEVHDIRDASVLMERENYFHKPQYNLNWYWKIKEDFHLTSVFYVSIGKGGGTGGYFGGDWFGSDNDGQIDFQTVYDKNSANIDATYSGTENRSTFVLRNSVNLHNWYGYIGTAKYRLSETMKLTFGVDVRQYKGEHWREVRNLIGGDYFINTSNKNPDYTANPNAAVKRLGDKIAYHNDGLTRWYGGFAQVENSSGPLTVFGSLSLSQTGYKRVDYFNVNPDVGPADKWETDWENFNGSTIKAGANYNINENVNVYGNVGRLSKAPIFDAVYNFDNTLYQNSKNETVNAVEIGSGYRDSKLSANANFYYTKWLDRSWSTSSRVVNETFYYLLAGIDALHTGIEIDTRYKATELVELTGMVSFGNWEWLNDVEAKFSPEATLDTILVANVYTDGLKVSDAAQKTFAAGVTIRPTSDIAANLTFKRFTDHYARFDPADRDDPNDKDDQGNRTQAWKIPDYNLIDLHASYSLPLGGVNADVGFHVFNLLDTKHITDATDGGDHTAADAFVWMGLERRWVGSFNISF is encoded by the coding sequence ATGAACTACAAATCCAAAAAGGAGGTTGACATGTCGGGAAAGATTATTTTTATCTTCCTAACAGTTCTCTTGCTGCCCGCGATGTTGTTTGCGCAGCAGGGTTCTGTAACGGGTACGATCACCGATGAAAGCACAGGAGATGCTATCGTCGGAGCTAACGTGGTACTTCAGGGCACAAGCATGGGAGCTGCAGCAAATACAATGGGCGTTTATACTATATCTAACGTTCCTTTGGGCGACTACACGCTTGTTGTTACCGCCATAGGCTATACTAAAGCCACCGCGGAACTGAGTATTTCTCCGGGAATGACAAATACAGTGGATGTCGGTATGACTTCTGAAAGCGTCGAACTATCCGGGCTTTTGGTTGTTGCCGCACGCGCAAGGCCACGCGAAACCCCGGTTGCGTTCACAAACGTGGATAAAGCCGACATGCAATTTCGCCTCGGTTCCAGGGATGTACCGATGATATTGAACACGACTCCCGGTGTGTATGCAACGGAACAAGGCGGAGGCGCGGGTGACTCCCGTATAAATATCAGAGGATTTGACCAGAGAAATGTAGCAGTAATGATCAATGGAGTTCCGGTCAACGACATGGAGAACGGCTGGGTGTACTGGTCCAACTGGGACGGTTTGGGAGATGCTACCTCCTCAATTCAGGTTCAGAGAGGATTAGGCGCTTCGAACCTGGCTATTTCATCCGTCGGCGGAACAATGAACATACTTACGGATGCTGCGAGTCATGAGAGAGGAATGAGCCTCAAACAGGAGGTGGGAAACGGAAGTTTTTTTAAGACTACAGCGCTGTATAACACAGGTTTACTGGATAACGGTTTTGCAGCGACCATCACAGCAGTTAAGAAAACCGGAGATGGAATCGCCGACCAAACCTGGACGAACGCCTGGTCTTACTTTGGAGCGCTGAGCTATAACGCGAGCGATAACCATAAATTCGACTTGTTTATTGTAGGAGCGCCTCAGAGGCATGGTCAGCGCATTTATAACCAGCGAATTGCCCTCTGGGATGCGGAATTCGCAAAAGAGGTGGGCGTTTCTCAGGCGGACATAGACGCTGTAACTGAAAGAGGCGTCAATTATAATCCTAACTGGGGTCCGATCAAAGCTGCGGATGAAAAAGATTTGCAGGAATACTTTAACGGTGAAGTTCATGACATCAGGGATGCAAGTGTTCTGATGGAGCGGGAAAACTACTTCCACAAGCCGCAGTATAACCTTAACTGGTACTGGAAGATAAAGGAAGACTTTCATCTGACGAGCGTCTTTTACGTTTCAATAGGCAAGGGTGGCGGAACGGGCGGTTACTTTGGTGGGGACTGGTTTGGATCGGATAATGACGGACAGATCGACTTTCAGACTGTTTACGATAAAAACAGCGCCAATATAGACGCAACCTACAGTGGCACAGAGAATCGAAGTACGTTCGTGCTCCGAAATTCGGTGAATCTGCATAACTGGTACGGTTATATCGGAACTGCAAAATATCGTCTCTCGGAAACCATGAAGCTCACCTTTGGAGTAGACGTTCGTCAATACAAGGGTGAACACTGGCGTGAGGTTCGAAATCTTATCGGCGGGGACTACTTCATAAACACAAGCAATAAGAACCCCGATTATACCGCGAATCCCAATGCCGCGGTAAAACGTCTTGGAGACAAAATAGCATACCATAACGACGGCTTGACACGGTGGTATGGCGGCTTCGCTCAGGTGGAAAACAGCAGCGGTCCTCTTACAGTGTTCGGTAGTCTGTCGCTTTCTCAAACCGGGTATAAGCGCGTTGATTACTTCAACGTGAATCCCGATGTCGGCCCCGCAGATAAATGGGAGACCGATTGGGAGAATTTCAACGGAAGCACTATTAAAGCCGGAGCCAACTACAACATAAATGAAAACGTCAACGTATATGGTAATGTCGGCAGGCTTTCAAAAGCCCCGATATTTGATGCGGTCTATAACTTCGACAACACGCTTTACCAGAATTCTAAAAACGAGACGGTAAATGCAGTTGAGATCGGATCAGGTTACCGCGACAGCAAGTTGTCCGCAAATGCAAATTTCTATTACACAAAATGGCTGGATCGGTCATGGTCTACATCAAGTCGTGTAGTAAATGAGACTTTCTACTATCTGTTAGCAGGAATTGATGCTTTGCATACCGGAATAGAGATCGATACCCGCTACAAAGCGACTGAGCTGGTAGAGCTTACCGGAATGGTTTCGTTTGGTAATTGGGAATGGCTGAACGACGTGGAGGCGAAATTCTCTCCGGAGGCTACACTTGATACAATACTTGTGGCAAATGTTTATACAGACGGTCTCAAAGTATCGGATGCCGCTCAAAAGACCTTCGCTGCCGGAGTTACAATAAGACCGACAAGCGATATCGCCGCTAATCTGACCTTCAAGAGATTTACTGATCATTACGCAAGGTTCGATCCGGCGGATAGGGACGATCCGAATGACAAGGACGATCAGGGTAATAGGACTCAAGCGTGGAAGATACCGGACTATAATCTCATAGATCTTCACGCGAGCTACTCTCTTCCGCTTGGCGGGGTGAATGCTGACGTAGGGTTCCATGTATTCAATCTTTTGGATACGAAGCACATCACGGATGCCACTGATGGAGGTGACCACACCGCAGCGGATGCATTTGTCTGGATGGGACTTGAGAGGCGCTGGGTCGGCTCGTTCAACATATCATTTTAA
- a CDS encoding tetratricopeptide repeat protein has protein sequence MTTKLKITVPALVMLFVGTHQPLHGQNVFAVADNVNFFSPGLADKHFNNAIELYNKGNVDSATIEYESALYYHPDHITSLLNLAFISSEKGDEVSAISYINRVISINPTNPTAHYNLGVVYHKLGRLEEAENYYKTAIKLDNNLVEAYSNLGRVYELSGKYNDAAGEYRNALAVNPQFEIALLNLGVVLLIREDFYGSLNHLQKLTEINPLRDSAYYYMAVAYYFLHDYKSSWHNLHIARRLGAAVDVKFIDTLASAMSEQDYLRLFSQNN, from the coding sequence ATGACGACCAAATTAAAAATAACTGTCCCGGCGTTAGTCATGTTATTTGTGGGAACCCATCAGCCGCTCCATGGGCAGAACGTATTTGCCGTTGCGGATAATGTAAATTTCTTTTCACCCGGTCTCGCTGACAAACACTTCAATAATGCAATAGAGCTCTACAACAAAGGTAACGTCGACTCCGCCACAATCGAATATGAAAGCGCACTTTATTATCATCCCGACCACATAACCTCCCTGCTGAATTTAGCGTTCATCTCTTCTGAGAAAGGAGATGAGGTTTCGGCTATCAGCTATATAAATAGGGTAATATCAATCAATCCAACAAATCCGACGGCGCATTACAACCTTGGAGTTGTTTATCATAAGCTTGGTCGGCTGGAAGAGGCTGAGAACTATTATAAAACTGCAATAAAGTTAGATAATAATCTGGTCGAGGCGTATTCAAATCTCGGAAGAGTGTATGAGCTTTCCGGCAAATATAATGATGCCGCGGGAGAATACAGAAATGCACTGGCTGTCAATCCCCAATTTGAAATCGCCCTACTGAATTTGGGTGTCGTTTTATTGATCCGGGAAGATTTTTATGGTTCACTTAATCATTTACAAAAGTTAACTGAAATTAATCCGTTACGGGATTCCGCGTATTATTACATGGCGGTGGCTTACTATTTTCTTCATGATTATAAATCGTCGTGGCATAACTTACATATCGCCCGGAGACTCGGAGCAGCGGTCGATGTCAAGTTTATCGATACCCTCGCATCAGCAATGTCCGAACAGGATTATTTAAGATTATTCTCCCAAAATAACTAA